In one window of Meiothermus sp. DNA:
- a CDS encoding rhodanese-like domain-containing protein, with translation MIGWLKNLLGGGAAVGRLGPVEAYEKAKAGALILDVRTPLERQEGKIPGSQGLPLDKLALEWEKLPRNKEIICQCRSGSRSASAARFLAGKGFQVYNLVGGLEAWKRHKLPVK, from the coding sequence TTGATCGGCTGGCTCAAAAACCTGTTGGGCGGCGGGGCCGCAGTGGGCCGCCTTGGCCCGGTAGAGGCCTACGAAAAGGCCAAAGCGGGGGCCCTCATCCTGGATGTGCGTACCCCCTTGGAGCGCCAGGAGGGCAAAATCCCTGGCTCACAAGGCCTGCCGCTGGACAAGCTGGCCCTCGAGTGGGAGAAACTGCCCAGGAACAAAGAGATTATCTGCCAGTGCCGAAGCGGAAGCCGCAGCGCCAGCGCGGCCCGCTTTCTGGCCGGAAAAGGCTTCCAGGTCTACAACCTGGTGGGCGGCCTCGAGGCCTGGAAGCGGCACAAGCTACCGGTGAAGTGA
- a CDS encoding rhodanese-like domain-containing protein: MLTVPYKDISAAEARKLQEQNVLFVDVREPEEYAQVRIEGARLIPLSEFAGRFSEIPKDQPVVLYCRSGNRSGQAAGWLSAKGYSNLLNLDGGIMAWYQAGLPLDTEPLEATYHDTAFTELTPHEAQQWIQEGAYVVDVREPYEYAMGHVPGAVNIPLGRFTAEVGKLPKDRKLVVVCASGGRSSQASEYLVGHGFAKEKVGNLEGGTYGWMSAGFEVER, translated from the coding sequence ATGCTCACCGTTCCATACAAAGACATCAGCGCCGCCGAAGCCCGTAAGCTGCAAGAGCAAAACGTTCTCTTCGTGGATGTGCGTGAACCCGAGGAGTATGCCCAGGTGCGCATCGAAGGCGCCCGGCTGATTCCGCTGTCCGAGTTCGCCGGGCGCTTCTCGGAGATTCCCAAAGATCAACCGGTGGTGCTCTACTGCCGCAGCGGCAACCGCAGCGGCCAGGCGGCAGGCTGGCTCTCGGCAAAGGGGTACAGCAACCTGCTGAACCTGGATGGGGGCATCATGGCCTGGTACCAGGCCGGGCTGCCGCTGGATACAGAGCCCCTGGAAGCAACCTACCACGACACCGCCTTCACCGAGCTGACCCCCCACGAGGCCCAGCAGTGGATTCAGGAGGGTGCGTATGTGGTAGATGTGCGCGAACCCTACGAGTACGCCATGGGGCACGTACCTGGCGCTGTGAACATTCCCCTGGGGCGCTTTACTGCAGAGGTGGGCAAGCTGCCCAAAGACCGCAAGCTGGTCGTGGTCTGCGCCTCGGGGGGGCGTTCGTCCCAGGCCTCGGAGTACCTGGTGGGGCACGGCTTCGCCAAGGAGAAGGTGGGCAACCTGGAAGGCGGTACCTACGGCTGGATGAGCGCCGGGTTTGAGGTGGAGCGTTGA
- a CDS encoding rhodanese-like domain-containing protein produces MNLSVKTAYQTLERFQVVDIREPEEWASGLLPGALRLPLSRLEALAPLYLGHDQPVLLYCRSGNRSQEALKTLQNLGHKKVWHLEGGIKAWCEAGIPCASPV; encoded by the coding sequence ATGAACCTGAGCGTCAAAACTGCCTATCAAACCCTGGAGCGCTTTCAAGTGGTGGACATCCGCGAACCCGAAGAATGGGCCAGCGGCCTCCTGCCGGGGGCCCTGCGCCTGCCGCTGTCCCGGCTCGAGGCCCTGGCCCCTTTGTACCTGGGGCACGACCAGCCGGTGTTGCTCTACTGCCGCAGCGGCAACCGCTCACAAGAAGCGCTCAAAACACTACAAAACCTGGGCCACAAAAAGGTCTGGCACCTCGAGGGGGGTATCAAGGCCTGGTGCGAAGCCGGCATCCCCTGCGCAAGCCCCGTCTAG
- a CDS encoding rhodanese-like domain-containing protein, with product MLFKQIYEEGLAQGSYFIGCQSAGTAVVVDPRRDIQVYLDEAQKNGMRIVAVTETHIHADYLSGARELARATGAKLYLSDEGDENWKYKGLEGFDYQLVKDGDQIKLGNITLTVVHTPGHTPEHISFLVQDGAAATEPGFFLTGDFVFVGDIGRPDLLEEAAGIMGTAEPGARRMFKSLKEKFLTLPDYVQVWPGHGAGSACGKGLGAVASTTVGYERRFAWWADYLRNNDEEGFVKALLSGQPEAPYYFAQMKRLNRDGMPILGDLKEPHLFTLEQFQQKLSEGALLVDTRDKLAFAGGHLKGAINIPAGKSFSTWAGWLLPYDRDLILLAGPERVPELVKQLIRIGLDRVVGYIPSLEGYVQGELETVPQITAAQAKALWEKGEAAILDVRGADEYQAGHIPGALNIHAGRVMNNLNRIPKDKPVVVHCLGGDRSSTAISALLSAGFSNLINLTGGIRAWQQEGFPVEKGPARELVEA from the coding sequence ATGCTTTTCAAGCAAATCTACGAGGAAGGACTAGCACAGGGTAGCTACTTTATCGGTTGTCAGTCGGCCGGTACTGCGGTGGTGGTCGACCCCCGGCGCGATATCCAGGTGTACCTGGACGAAGCCCAGAAGAACGGGATGCGAATTGTGGCCGTAACTGAGACCCACATCCACGCCGACTACCTTTCGGGAGCCCGCGAGCTGGCCAGGGCCACCGGGGCCAAGCTCTACTTGAGCGACGAAGGCGACGAAAACTGGAAGTACAAGGGCCTCGAGGGCTTCGACTACCAGCTCGTGAAAGATGGCGACCAGATCAAGCTGGGCAACATCACCCTTACCGTGGTACACACCCCCGGCCACACCCCCGAGCACATCAGCTTCCTGGTGCAAGATGGGGCTGCTGCCACAGAACCCGGCTTCTTCCTGACCGGCGACTTTGTGTTTGTGGGCGATATTGGCCGCCCCGACCTGCTGGAAGAGGCCGCGGGCATCATGGGCACTGCCGAGCCCGGCGCACGCCGCATGTTCAAGAGCCTCAAGGAAAAGTTCCTCACCCTGCCCGACTACGTGCAGGTCTGGCCCGGCCACGGGGCCGGTAGCGCCTGCGGCAAGGGCCTGGGGGCCGTCGCCAGCACCACCGTGGGCTATGAGCGCCGCTTTGCCTGGTGGGCCGATTACCTGCGCAACAATGACGAGGAAGGCTTTGTCAAGGCGCTGCTGTCCGGCCAGCCCGAGGCCCCTTACTACTTCGCCCAGATGAAGCGGCTCAACCGCGACGGCATGCCCATTCTGGGCGACCTCAAAGAGCCACACCTCTTCACCTTAGAGCAGTTCCAGCAAAAGCTGTCCGAAGGCGCTTTGCTGGTAGACACCCGCGACAAGCTGGCCTTCGCCGGGGGGCACCTCAAAGGGGCCATCAACATCCCGGCGGGCAAGAGCTTCTCGACCTGGGCCGGCTGGCTGCTGCCCTACGACCGTGACCTGATTCTGCTGGCCGGCCCCGAGCGGGTGCCCGAGCTGGTCAAGCAGCTCATCCGTATCGGGCTGGACCGGGTGGTGGGCTATATTCCCAGCCTCGAGGGCTACGTGCAGGGCGAGCTCGAGACCGTGCCGCAGATCACCGCGGCCCAGGCCAAAGCCCTGTGGGAAAAAGGCGAGGCAGCCATCCTGGACGTGCGCGGGGCCGACGAGTACCAAGCCGGCCATATCCCCGGCGCTCTGAATATCCACGCCGGACGGGTGATGAACAACCTGAACCGCATTCCCAAGGACAAGCCGGTGGTGGTGCACTGCCTGGGCGGCGACCGCTCCTCCACCGCCATCAGCGCCCTGCTCTCGGCAGGCTTCAGCAACCTGATCAACCTCACCGGTGGCATCCGGGCCTGGCAGCAGGAAGGCTTCCCGGTAGAGAAAGGCCCGGCCCGCGAGCTGGTGGAGGCCTAG
- a CDS encoding FAD/NAD(P)-binding oxidoreductase has protein sequence MIIREEKTITVRSQVKERLHHKILIVGGGTAGLTVAAQLRRKGVEDVGVLEPSDKHYYQAAWTLVGAGAYRPEATVRPEERQIPPGIRWIQDAAEEIDPIKQVVHTRGGREVGYDFLVVAAGIQLDWHKIEGLEETLGQNGVSSNYRFDLAPKTWAFMQQLKGGVALFSAPSTPVKCGGAPQKIMYLTADYARRRGFARDLEVVFGSAGTTIFAVPEIKAVLDRVIERYGIDTRFHHELVAVDGHKKEATFELTANHPTVKAAPDTPRPRITVPFDFLHVVPPQSAPDFIKQSPLADPSTPLGWVEVHKHTLQHARFPNVFSLGDASSLPTSRTGAAVRKQAPVLVENLLSVMKGQDPTRQYDGYTSCPLVTAYGKMFLAEFLYDNQWHPTLPINTQKERYDMWLLKKYGLPFMYWNLMLKGLA, from the coding sequence ATGATTATAAGGGAGGAAAAAACAATTACGGTACGGAGCCAGGTCAAGGAGCGGCTCCATCACAAAATCCTGATTGTCGGCGGCGGGACGGCAGGCCTGACCGTGGCTGCCCAGCTAAGGCGCAAAGGGGTAGAGGATGTGGGCGTGCTCGAGCCCTCCGACAAGCACTACTACCAGGCTGCCTGGACGCTGGTGGGCGCGGGAGCCTATCGCCCCGAGGCCACGGTGCGACCTGAAGAACGCCAGATTCCCCCGGGGATTCGCTGGATTCAGGACGCTGCCGAGGAAATTGACCCCATCAAGCAGGTGGTACACACCCGTGGTGGGCGTGAGGTTGGCTACGACTTTCTGGTGGTTGCAGCAGGTATCCAGCTCGACTGGCATAAGATCGAGGGGCTGGAGGAAACCCTTGGGCAAAATGGAGTGAGCAGCAACTACCGCTTCGACCTCGCACCCAAAACCTGGGCCTTCATGCAGCAACTAAAAGGGGGCGTGGCCCTTTTTAGTGCCCCCAGTACACCGGTCAAGTGCGGTGGAGCCCCCCAAAAAATCATGTACCTGACCGCCGACTACGCCCGACGTCGTGGTTTCGCCAGGGACCTCGAGGTGGTTTTCGGTTCAGCAGGAACGACCATTTTTGCTGTACCAGAAATAAAAGCGGTGCTGGATCGGGTGATCGAGCGCTACGGCATCGATACCCGCTTTCATCACGAACTCGTAGCGGTTGATGGTCATAAAAAAGAGGCCACCTTCGAGCTAACCGCCAACCATCCCACGGTCAAAGCCGCACCGGATACCCCGAGGCCCCGAATCACAGTTCCTTTTGACTTCCTCCATGTGGTTCCTCCCCAAAGCGCCCCCGATTTCATCAAACAAAGCCCACTGGCCGACCCCAGCACACCACTGGGCTGGGTAGAGGTGCACAAGCACACCCTTCAACATGCCCGTTTTCCCAACGTCTTTAGCCTGGGCGATGCCAGCAGCCTGCCCACCTCCAGAACCGGTGCGGCCGTGCGCAAGCAGGCTCCGGTGCTGGTGGAAAATCTCCTGTCGGTTATGAAGGGTCAAGATCCCACCCGGCAGTATGACGGCTACACCTCCTGCCCGCTGGTTACCGCCTACGGCAAAATGTTTTTGGCTGAGTTCCTTTACGATAACCAGTGGCACCCCACCCTGCCCATCAACACCCAGAAGGAGCGCTACGACATGTGGCTCCTGAAGAAGTACGGCCTGCCTTTCATGTACTGGAACCTGATGCTTAAGGGGCTGGCCTAA